The proteins below are encoded in one region of Triticum aestivum cultivar Chinese Spring chromosome 1B, IWGSC CS RefSeq v2.1, whole genome shotgun sequence:
- the LOC123145028 gene encoding uncharacterized protein isoform X3 — MDVNHMIRSQRINPGSLADGGGSGASRKPEAPPPAGQPSKDERALAAVADASRLAPYYSRTALVSHRRYDVAMHTSHSQGPNLGGGGGSGIALSDSPLPLQWWGHGKRSRSRREAPVPEPELTPAEVRRRKSLKYRSRRAAKAQARATMPPPGSPGPILSAALALPPRAGTLWLHGYPRISPDSLPLADGGGSSMIRNPMAPAPGPTQSKEERTPVVFTDTSCLVSYFPRTSLEHHMARGCPTSSSAALASHHIYNVGMHTHQGPNVGGGGSSDIVHTSLEQHKLWGHAPYPPQPAYSPIAPVSHPLLNNVMHTSQGSNVSGGGGNDIASPNAHVMLQWGQRKRSRSRREAPAHTPAPKPELTPAKAQAVKPMLSSGAREPNLISDLSLPAPDVTLSLRSSAEELHNSVGEQQPTFKEEKQEPRMKEKVMPPPSALGRILWTISPHAATLSHHRCCLLVVVLVSATMMQILSGPSLTGCGDDKRGRLSLIEGIATEEVELVLGVFSQPVMFRPEMHLFSTPLDN, encoded by the exons ATGGACGTGAACCACATGATCAG GTCCCAGAGAATCAACCCGGGTTCACTCGCTGATGGTGGCGGTAGCGGCGCGAGCCGGAAGCCCGAGGCGCCTCCGCCGGCCGGCCAACCGAGCAAGGACGAGCGCGCCCTGGCGGCCGTCGCTGACGCCTCACGCCTTGCGCCCTACTACTCCCGCACCGCCCTCGTGAGCCACCGTCGCTACGACGTCGCCATGCACACGTCCCACTCCCAGGGACccaacctcggcggcggcggcggcagcggcatcgCCTTGTCGGACTCTCCCTTGCCGCTCCAGTGGTGGGGCCACGGGAAGCGCTCGCGCAGCCGTCGCGAGGCGCCGGTGCCCGAACCCGAGCTGACGCCCGCCGAGGTGCGCCGTCGGAAATCCCTCAAGTACAGGAGCCGCAGGGCGGCGAAGGCGCAGGCGCGAGCGACGATGCCGCCGCCGGGCAGCCCTGGTCCCATCCTCAGCGCGGCCCTGGCGCTCCCTCCTCGTGCCGGCACCCTCTGGCTCCACGG GTACCCGAGAATCAGCCCAGATTCCCTCCCTCTCGCTGATGGCGGCGGTAGCAGCATGATCCGTAACCCAATGGCACCGGCGCCGGGACCCACACAGAGCAAGGAGGAGCGCACCCCGGTCGTCTTCACTGACACCTCATGCCTCGTGTCGTACTTTCCCCGCACCTCGCTGGAGCACCACATGGCACGTGGGTGCCCGACATCCTCATCCGCTGCCCTCGCAAGCCACCATATCTATAATGTCGGCATGCACACACACCAGGGACCCAACGTCGGTGGCGGCGGTAGCAGCGACATCGTCCACACCTCACTTGAGCAACACAAATTGTGGGGTCACGCTCCGTACCCGCCCCAACCGGCGTACTCACCAATTGCCCCTGTGAGCCACCCTCTCTTGAACAACGTCATGCACACCTCCCAGGGATCCAACGTCAGTGGCGGTGGCGGCAACGACATCGCCTCACCGAATGCCCATGTAATGCTTCAGTGGGGCCAAAGGAAGCGCTCGCGTAGCCGCCGCGAGGCGCCTGCACACACTCCCGCGCCTAAACCGGAGTTGACCCCCGCCAAGGCACAGGCGGTGAAGCCGATGCTGTCGTCGGGCGCCCGCGAGCCCAACCTCATCTCCGACCTGTCGCTCCCTGCTCCCGATGTCACCCTCTCTCTCCGCAG CTCCGCGGAGGAGCTTCACAACTCCGTTGGCGAGCAACAGCCAACGTTCAAGGAGGAGAAGCAAGAACCAAGGATGAAGGAGAAGGTGATGCCGCCGCCGAGCGCCCTTGGTCGCATCCTCTGGACCATCTCTCCTCATGCTGCCACCCTCTCGCACCACAG gtgtTGTCTACTTGTTGTGGTGCTGGTCTCGGCAACCATGATGCAAATCCTGTCTGGTCCATCTTTGACAGGATGTGGCGACGACAAGCGAGGACGTTTATCCCTTATTGAAGGCATTGCCACGGAAGAAGTTGAATTAGTCCTAGGTGTTTTTTCACAACCTGTAATGTTTCGGCCCGAGATGCATTTGTTCAGTACTCCGCTTGACAATTAA
- the LOC123145028 gene encoding uncharacterized protein isoform X1, with translation MDVNHMIRSQRINPGSLADGGGSGASRKPEAPPPAGQPSKDERALAAVADASRLAPYYSRTALVSHRRYDVAMHTSHSQGPNLGGGGGSGIALSDSPLPLQWWGHGKRSRSRREAPVPEPELTPAEVRRRKSLKYRSRRAAKAQARATMPPPGSPGPILSAALALPPRAGTLWLHGYPRISPDSLPLADGGGSSMIRNPMAPAPGPTQSKEERTPVVFTDTSCLVSYFPRTSLEHHMARGCPTSSSAALASHHIYNVGMHTHQGPNVGGGGSSDIVHTSLEQHKLWGHAPYPPQPAYSPIAPVSHPLLNNVMHTSQGSNVSGGGGNDIASPNAHVMLQWGQRKRSRSRREAPAHTPAPKPELTPAKAQAVKPMLSSGAREPNLISDLSLPAPDVTLSLRSSAEELHNSVGEQQPTFKEEKQEPRMKEKVMPPPSALGRILWTISPHAATLSHHSSSEEPHTAASEKQPGAKEEKQQPGAKEEKQQPAPKGERKKQQQPQRQESIKATEEQKGKAPMVEVPPPVEEEEEEKAAMARPVVPRIVTQLTHEEKEEDWLAMTGTKLPRFPHRRPEIVQKQVNNICPGEWLWQANRTRYKVKEKKSEKRVGGLKGMSTDDEDSDSD, from the exons ATGGACGTGAACCACATGATCAG GTCCCAGAGAATCAACCCGGGTTCACTCGCTGATGGTGGCGGTAGCGGCGCGAGCCGGAAGCCCGAGGCGCCTCCGCCGGCCGGCCAACCGAGCAAGGACGAGCGCGCCCTGGCGGCCGTCGCTGACGCCTCACGCCTTGCGCCCTACTACTCCCGCACCGCCCTCGTGAGCCACCGTCGCTACGACGTCGCCATGCACACGTCCCACTCCCAGGGACccaacctcggcggcggcggcggcagcggcatcgCCTTGTCGGACTCTCCCTTGCCGCTCCAGTGGTGGGGCCACGGGAAGCGCTCGCGCAGCCGTCGCGAGGCGCCGGTGCCCGAACCCGAGCTGACGCCCGCCGAGGTGCGCCGTCGGAAATCCCTCAAGTACAGGAGCCGCAGGGCGGCGAAGGCGCAGGCGCGAGCGACGATGCCGCCGCCGGGCAGCCCTGGTCCCATCCTCAGCGCGGCCCTGGCGCTCCCTCCTCGTGCCGGCACCCTCTGGCTCCACGG GTACCCGAGAATCAGCCCAGATTCCCTCCCTCTCGCTGATGGCGGCGGTAGCAGCATGATCCGTAACCCAATGGCACCGGCGCCGGGACCCACACAGAGCAAGGAGGAGCGCACCCCGGTCGTCTTCACTGACACCTCATGCCTCGTGTCGTACTTTCCCCGCACCTCGCTGGAGCACCACATGGCACGTGGGTGCCCGACATCCTCATCCGCTGCCCTCGCAAGCCACCATATCTATAATGTCGGCATGCACACACACCAGGGACCCAACGTCGGTGGCGGCGGTAGCAGCGACATCGTCCACACCTCACTTGAGCAACACAAATTGTGGGGTCACGCTCCGTACCCGCCCCAACCGGCGTACTCACCAATTGCCCCTGTGAGCCACCCTCTCTTGAACAACGTCATGCACACCTCCCAGGGATCCAACGTCAGTGGCGGTGGCGGCAACGACATCGCCTCACCGAATGCCCATGTAATGCTTCAGTGGGGCCAAAGGAAGCGCTCGCGTAGCCGCCGCGAGGCGCCTGCACACACTCCCGCGCCTAAACCGGAGTTGACCCCCGCCAAGGCACAGGCGGTGAAGCCGATGCTGTCGTCGGGCGCCCGCGAGCCCAACCTCATCTCCGACCTGTCGCTCCCTGCTCCCGATGTCACCCTCTCTCTCCGCAG CTCCGCGGAGGAGCTTCACAACTCCGTTGGCGAGCAACAGCCAACGTTCAAGGAGGAGAAGCAAGAACCAAGGATGAAGGAGAAGGTGATGCCGCCGCCGAGCGCCCTTGGTCGCATCCTCTGGACCATCTCTCCTCATGCTGCCACCCTCTCGCACCACAG TTCTTCGGAGGAACCTCACACCGCCGCTAGCGAGAAGCAGCCAGGGGCGAAGGAGGAGAAGCAGCAGCCAGGGGCGAAGGAGGAGAAGCAGCAGCCAGCGCCCAAAGGGGAGCGTaagaagcagcagcagccgcagcgtCAGGAGTCGATCAAGGCGACAGAGGAGCAGAAAGGGAAGGCGCCCATGGTAGAGGTGCCTCCGcccgtcgaggaggaggaggaggagaaggcggccaTGGCGAGGCCGGTGGTGCCGCGGATCGTCACGCAGCTAACGCACGAGGAGAAAGAGGAGGACTGGCTGGCCATGACGGGCACCAAGCTGCCGCGGTTCCCCCACAGGCGCCCCGAGATAGTCCAGAAGCAAGTCAAC AACATCTGCCCAGGGGAGTGGCTCTGGCAGGCCAACAGGACCAGGTACAAAGTCAAGGAGAAGAAGTCCGAGAAG CGCGTGGGTGGCCTGAAGGGCATGTCGACGGATGACGAGGACTCCGACTCCGACTGA
- the LOC123145028 gene encoding uncharacterized protein isoform X2 codes for MDVNHMIRSQRINPGSLADGGGSGASRKPEAPPPAGQPSKDERALAAVADASRLAPYYSRTALVSHRRYDVAMHTSHSQGPNLGGGGGSGIALSDSPLPLQWWGHGKRSRSRREAPVPEPELTPAEVRRRKSLKYRSRRAAKAQARATMPPPGSPGPILSAALALPPRAGTLWLHGYPRISPDSLPLADGGGSSMIRNPMAPAPGPTQSKEERTPVVFTDTSCLVSYFPRTSLEHHMARGCPTSSSAALASHHIYNVGMHTHQGPNVGGGGSSDIVHTSLEQHKLWGHAPYPPQPAYSPIAPVSHPLLNNVMHTSQGSNVSGGGGNDIASPNAHVMLQWGQRKRSRSRREAPAHTPAPKPELTPAKAQAVKPMLSSGAREPNLISDLSLPAPDVTLSLRSSSEEPHTAASEKQPGAKEEKQQPGAKEEKQQPAPKGERKKQQQPQRQESIKATEEQKGKAPMVEVPPPVEEEEEEKAAMARPVVPRIVTQLTHEEKEEDWLAMTGTKLPRFPHRRPEIVQKQVNNICPGEWLWQANRTRYKVKEKKSEKRVGGLKGMSTDDEDSDSD; via the exons ATGGACGTGAACCACATGATCAG GTCCCAGAGAATCAACCCGGGTTCACTCGCTGATGGTGGCGGTAGCGGCGCGAGCCGGAAGCCCGAGGCGCCTCCGCCGGCCGGCCAACCGAGCAAGGACGAGCGCGCCCTGGCGGCCGTCGCTGACGCCTCACGCCTTGCGCCCTACTACTCCCGCACCGCCCTCGTGAGCCACCGTCGCTACGACGTCGCCATGCACACGTCCCACTCCCAGGGACccaacctcggcggcggcggcggcagcggcatcgCCTTGTCGGACTCTCCCTTGCCGCTCCAGTGGTGGGGCCACGGGAAGCGCTCGCGCAGCCGTCGCGAGGCGCCGGTGCCCGAACCCGAGCTGACGCCCGCCGAGGTGCGCCGTCGGAAATCCCTCAAGTACAGGAGCCGCAGGGCGGCGAAGGCGCAGGCGCGAGCGACGATGCCGCCGCCGGGCAGCCCTGGTCCCATCCTCAGCGCGGCCCTGGCGCTCCCTCCTCGTGCCGGCACCCTCTGGCTCCACGG GTACCCGAGAATCAGCCCAGATTCCCTCCCTCTCGCTGATGGCGGCGGTAGCAGCATGATCCGTAACCCAATGGCACCGGCGCCGGGACCCACACAGAGCAAGGAGGAGCGCACCCCGGTCGTCTTCACTGACACCTCATGCCTCGTGTCGTACTTTCCCCGCACCTCGCTGGAGCACCACATGGCACGTGGGTGCCCGACATCCTCATCCGCTGCCCTCGCAAGCCACCATATCTATAATGTCGGCATGCACACACACCAGGGACCCAACGTCGGTGGCGGCGGTAGCAGCGACATCGTCCACACCTCACTTGAGCAACACAAATTGTGGGGTCACGCTCCGTACCCGCCCCAACCGGCGTACTCACCAATTGCCCCTGTGAGCCACCCTCTCTTGAACAACGTCATGCACACCTCCCAGGGATCCAACGTCAGTGGCGGTGGCGGCAACGACATCGCCTCACCGAATGCCCATGTAATGCTTCAGTGGGGCCAAAGGAAGCGCTCGCGTAGCCGCCGCGAGGCGCCTGCACACACTCCCGCGCCTAAACCGGAGTTGACCCCCGCCAAGGCACAGGCGGTGAAGCCGATGCTGTCGTCGGGCGCCCGCGAGCCCAACCTCATCTCCGACCTGTCGCTCCCTGCTCCCGATGTCACCCTCTCTCTCCGCAG TTCTTCGGAGGAACCTCACACCGCCGCTAGCGAGAAGCAGCCAGGGGCGAAGGAGGAGAAGCAGCAGCCAGGGGCGAAGGAGGAGAAGCAGCAGCCAGCGCCCAAAGGGGAGCGTaagaagcagcagcagccgcagcgtCAGGAGTCGATCAAGGCGACAGAGGAGCAGAAAGGGAAGGCGCCCATGGTAGAGGTGCCTCCGcccgtcgaggaggaggaggaggagaaggcggccaTGGCGAGGCCGGTGGTGCCGCGGATCGTCACGCAGCTAACGCACGAGGAGAAAGAGGAGGACTGGCTGGCCATGACGGGCACCAAGCTGCCGCGGTTCCCCCACAGGCGCCCCGAGATAGTCCAGAAGCAAGTCAAC AACATCTGCCCAGGGGAGTGGCTCTGGCAGGCCAACAGGACCAGGTACAAAGTCAAGGAGAAGAAGTCCGAGAAG CGCGTGGGTGGCCTGAAGGGCATGTCGACGGATGACGAGGACTCCGACTCCGACTGA